In Cryptomeria japonica chromosome 5, Sugi_1.0, whole genome shotgun sequence, the genomic window ATTTGTATGCTACTTGAATTCTCTTGCTTAAGTAGTGGTAATCTCTAAGGTTTATTGAGTGTATTATCTTTTTTTACATTCAATATCATATTTGTGTATTTTCATTTACATTTCTATTATTTATCTCTTTGTCTTGGTtttccgtggaggtggaaacacgaAAAATGGGGATTTGACAACAACAAGCCACCATATAGCCACCCTAACACATTTCTTTGGTCTTATGCGTGTAGGTGCTAGAGAAAAAGTTGTTTGGTGAAGATTCTCAAGTTTAAGCATTGTTCTAGGTGATTTTTTCTCTCTCTATGTTATTTCATAGTTTTACTTCATTTAAAGTATTCCTTTTAGTCATTCTCATTTGTTAAATCTATTATTTAGTTGCACCTTAGCATTCCCTAGATTTAGTAGATGATGCAAACCATTTTGTAGTTTCATGTGCATAGTCTATTTTCTATCTATACAAGACACAAGTGAGCTAAATTGTTGTCTATGCCTCATGTGAACATCCTAGACAAAAGAGTTAATTGGACTATTTGGAAGATCTATACGGTTTGCTCTATCTCTTCCTAAAGTCCCAAGAATATAATTCAGCTTTGTGCGTATTGAAAACTCACATTTTGCTATAGTTAGATAAAATTGAAGGTCGTAGTTGCCTTTGGATTTATCTCAGTGGAGGGTAGGAGTTTGATCTCTGGAAGGACTAATTATCCTTTGTACTAGTTCactttttccactttacaataggcATTCATTGTAACCAACGTAATCTATCCAATTCATTATAGGTTAATTTAAATATCATATCCTCTTTGGATTAGTCTTTCTCAAGATTGCATAACATATGAATCATGGGTTCTTTTCTTCAAGATTTATGATAGGCAATTTGGTTGTAGTTGAATTTTGGGACCTGTGGAGTTAACTATCAATTCCAACATGGTATTAAAGCTCCAAATCTGTGACtttttatccatttgataagagatTCAACTTTGAGAGAGAAATCAACTTATCCTATGGCAAAACAAGCATCATTGCTAAATTCAAAGCaaccaaaaataaaaagataagttGTCCAAATATTCATATttgagaagttgaaaaaatgaaaaaataatttaataatagaaCCTTTGCATGAGAATCCATGTTGTTCGACCACCATCTCTCAATCTATGTGGATATAgttcttattttttaaatttttcccaattttttaCAAATTAATAAGTTCTCTTATTTTatagaaattccaaaaataaaaaacaaaaaaaatattttttagaacatgttgattttttcaaaaaagcaAAAGAATATTTCAAACAAACAAATTttcctttttaaaattttttaaaaaataaataaaataatgcaaaataaAAAAGGCACTTCAAAAGATAAAACTAGATGTACGTGTGAACAACATGAAGGCCAATAGCTTTCGAAGTCTTTCATATTTTGACTtgtatttttatgtttttaaatatttacaatttaaaaGCAAAATGACAGTGAGTATGACGTTCGTACCTTCCCTCCTCCCTGTTTACGCGCTCTCAGTAGcattttctctgacttttctttgctctgcattttctctgacttttctttgCTCTTGTTTACCCCACATTCCACACGCATTACCTTATAAAATCCATACATCTTGAGAATTGAAATTATCAAAACAAGCAGCAAAGTCGAGGTTAGAAAGCATGGATGAATACTTGGAGCCTAGTGTTCCACAGTAAGTATGAGTTTCTTAGTTATCAAATTGGGCTGCAATTTTAACATAGTTGTTTGGTAAGCATGATTTGCTTCTCTTAGTTTACAAGGGATCATCAGTTCACCAAATAAAATTGTTTCTAATGCATGTTGAAATGATCGTGATGAGATTTTTGGTTGGGTGTTGAAAAGAACTAAACAAATCTGAAACTTCTTCTGAAAATTTTAAGTGGGTTTAACTAGAAAAGTATTGATTCTTATATAATGTCAACTTTATTTTTGAAATTCGTAGGAAGAAAGTAATTTTTTACAGTGCCCATTTGGTGATCATTGCTAGAATTTTTGTTATAGTTCTCTGCTGGTCAAGAGCAGGGAAATTATCTTTCTCACTGGAAATCCTGAAAAGAGCTTGGGAGGAGACACGCAGTTTTCCAAATAACAATGACAGTACTTATTTTCGTTGGAATATCATCACATACGTTAGAACCAAtatttttccaagatttctgaatgCTTTTAACGACAAAAGTTTCTTCCATGTGAATTATATTTTTCATGGTGAGAAGGGTTTGAAAATCAATTCTCTTTCGAGAAAGCTATATAAATAGATATCTATAGAAATATAATGTTATAACTAGGATTTTCTAGGTTTCACTTCTAGTGAGGGTATGGATAATCCATTTGGAATAATGTGTCAAACTTTGCTATTGGGTGTCACCCCAACTTTTCAAACTCacaagagggataacaaaatttcTAGGCAACCTTATGAAATCCCTTTTGATTCTTTAAGGAATCCCAAAAAAAATCATGAAGAATCTTTTTTCGCTTCATATAAGAGGTTTAAGGAGCCCACTATGAAGAGTAGTACATGTGGGTAGATACAAGAATCTTGGAGCATACTTGAAACTTTCTTGCAAGAGAAAGTGGTTTTGTGATCTAATGCACAAACTTTTTCTCATTTCTAGAGAGAACTACTTCTCCTAAGAAAATCTACAAAGCCTGGAAGGCAAAGGGAAtgcccaaaaattaaaaaaaaatctccatGTTTAATCAACTTCCATTCAAAAATAATTAACCAAGAGGGCATAGGTGAAAAAGATTATATATAACACTAAGTCTTGTGCCACTTAATGCTTGAAACAGAAGCTTGACAAAAAGTATCCAAGTGTTTTAAAGTAagtttgatattttcttcctcttcaatgAGACTAAGGAATGAGTCATCTACAAAGTGGCCATTAACAAGCGTAGTCGATGAATCAAGCAAGACAATATCTCTAACCAACCCTTGAGACACTAAGTAGGCCAAGAGATAACAAAATCTTCAACAACAAGAATATAGAGGGTTAGGGCTTCCaccttttataaattttttttttttcttttaactttTCTTCTATTGATCTTGAAAGTTTAATCTAATTAGTTTATATATATTAGGGACTTAAtcaatttttcttaattatttatctaagATAGAATTATATTATATGATCTTGAAATGAAATTTCTCTACATTATTTTTAAGAATTTAAAATAAAGGACATAAGTATTTTTCTTAAAAAGTaatcaattttatattttaataataaaaagtAAGTAAAAATTTACACAACACAAAGACAAATATAAAGTAAGAAGGGCCAACCACCCAACAGAAAACAAAACACTACACAACTACATCTTTATCAACACCAACTGTTCCAACATGTGAGACAATTCTAAAGATAATTATTCCTTATCCATACATTTGATCAGAGCCCATTTAACTCAACAGTCTGTTATGAAGTCTTTCTTATTTTGACTTCTATTTTCAGGTGAACCTGCACGGCCGCAGCTATTCTAGCTCTAAAACAGACCTGTTgtacagcgtgttagtgacaggttagtcgaTCGCAACCTTTaactgcaaaatcgacggtgtaaaacgcacgactaacacgtgtgttagtcaatccgtactgtctttttgaaaccagaatagacgcgtccaacCTGCACCACATTATGACAATGAGTATGACGTTTGCACCTTCTCTCCTCCTTTCAGACTTTTTTTCGCTCCGTATTTTTTCTCAGATGCTCTTTCCTCCTATCTAAAACCTTTTTTTTCCCATTTTATCGGACTATTATTTGTCCCTGTTTACACCTACATTCCAAACCCATTATCTTATAAAAACCCCATCTCTGAGAATTGATATGATCAAAGCACAATTTGAAAGAGATTTGTATTTTTGAAGGAGAGATGAAGTTTAAATCTTACAGGGTGAGGTATAATTAGATGTCTTTTCTATATTGAGAGTATAGGATAGTTTCATGTATTAAAACTCATTGATAGATTCGAAAGCAGATTGTCTGATATCGTAAATATGAATATCGTAAATATGAACTTCGAAAGCATGGATGAAGACTCGCAGCCTAGTGGTCCACAGTAAGTATGAGTTTGTTTGTTATCAATTTGGGTTGCAATTTTAACATAGTCGTTGGTAAATTTGCTTCTGTTAGTTAACAAGGGATCAGTAGACCTAAGAACATATAGTGTGTAATGCACGTTAGACATGATCATGATGTGATTTTTGGATGGGTGTTCAAAAGAACTAAACAAATCTGAAACTTCTTCTGAAAAATTCAAGTGGGTTTAACCAGAAAAGTATTGGTTCCTTTAGTATTTCAACTTTCCTTTTGAAAATTGTAGAAAAAAAGTTATTTTTGAAGTACCCAGTTGATGCTTATTACTAGAATGTTTGTTATAGGTTTGCTGCTGGTCAAGAGCAGGcaatttttctttcttcttgtgaAATCCTGAACAGAGCTTGGGAGGAGACGCGCAGTATTCCAAATAACAATGACAATACTTATTTTCGTTGGAGTAAGTATGAAGGCGTAGTATTTATCACATTCCCTTCCTTTCACATAGGAGATTTCACTGCCAGTGATAGCTCATATGAACAATGCGATATTAAGAATGAGAACAAGTTCTTCTCTGACCGTCTCAAGGATGATTCCGATCAACCGGCTCTTGTTCACAAAGGAGCTCTCTACAAATTCCTTGATCTTATGAAAAGATCAGACTTGGAAACTCAGGTATGAAAAcccttttctcttctcttttataATTGCTCTTTGATGAGGGATGCGTGTTATTGCATTCCAAAGCCTAGATTTCATAATCACCTGCAGTTTTTTCTATCCGGTGCTGATTGTTTTGGTTAACTTAAAGTCTAAGTCTTCTGTCTTGAGTTTCTTCATGGACGATTTGAATCTAGGATCTTACATTTGTTGCTGAAGAGTTCTCTACCTTTCAGTTATTGGCTTTTTTAGGATTAGCCCATCTTTTATTAGGGTGATTTATTTCTAACACCTCCTCATAAATCACTCTATAGAATGCTCACGAACCATGTTGAGCTATTAAGATCTGGAATACTCTACACTTGAACTACTGAACTTTTAGGACTAGCCCAACTTTAATTCAGATTTAACTTATTTCCAACTTTCTACTTGAAACCAACATTTAGAAAACGTTTTGCCTATTTATACATCATGCCCACCTCCTCATAAATCACTCTATAGAATGCTTACGAACCATGTTGAGCTATTAAGATCTGGAATACTCTACACTTGAACTACTGAACTTTTAGGACTAGCCCAACTTTAATTCAGATTTaacttatttccaattttctactTGAAACCCAACATTTAGAAAACGTTTTGCCTATTTATATATCATGCCCACTTCACTATGAACTTGTGTATTCTACCTTTTATTTAAGATTTCTAGTTATGTCCGATGAACTAAAGATCTGTGCTGAATTAATTATCCTTTTGATTTACTTTGAAAGTACTTTCCAACTAATCTATAAGTAGACAATGCGCTACAATTACTGACCTTGAGCATGAGTTTTCTGAATTCAACCGTTTAATATTTAAATCGTTGTTATGTTTCAGATCTCTATGCAGCACATATGATCAAGGCTTGAACCTTACCCAATTAAGGGTTCTATAGAGAAAAGACTAGATATATGCTGTTGATTCCAGAGAAATGTTAAAATTTTATAGATTAGTTAAAAATCAAATTGAAGATATTTTATTAGTTGTCAGGATGCTCTGCCATTGAATTGTGGAGTCTTTTttaatgataagttcatctttgGTTTAGGGATGACTTATCTTCCAACACGCCTTTCTGATCTACATTGTAGATGTTCAGGACTCTTATCTTGACCTAACTTTGCTGACCTGGACTTTGATTCCCTTCTAAACTTTCTATGGATCAGTTAGGAATTGAAAATAGGACCTCCCATTTACTATTTTGAATGCTCTGTTACTATACTAACAACCCTTCTATAACTGATTCATCTTCAAATCAAGGATGAGTGATCTTTTCCAACAGAAAAGTATACTGAACTACACACTGTTCTGTGTAGTTTTATGGCTATCTATCTTAATTTATGCAATTACCTATGCTTGTTAATGCTCGAGATGTTTCATACTAGTTTTTAATCTGTACAAATTGTATGCTTTCAAAACATTACAGGTCATTTACAAATGTACTGATTAAAATTCGTACTACCCAGGAATCAATTTTATTTCATTCAGTAAATTTTCAAAGTTCTAAGATGCATATTTAAGGCTGTTTAATTGTTTATTCTATCAGATGAAGCAATTTTCGGAACAGATTAAGGAACAAAAAGTGGAACAACCAATTATATTCGTGGGTAATTCTATAGGAGGTGCTATGGCAACACTAGCTACAATCTGCTTTCTGGATAAGAGGCTGAAAAATATCTATCCTTTGTGCATTACATTTGGCTCTCCTTTGGTGGGAAATGCTGCTCTTAGAGAATCAATTGGCTCCCAAGATTGGCTTGGAAGATTTTGTCATGTggtttcaaaacatgattttgttCCTCGCATGCTCCTTGCACCTTTTGAATCAATTGCACTCCATTTGAATTCAATTTTCTCTCAGGGAGAGATAATAATGGGCAATGATTCTGATCCTATACAAGCTTGCAGGGAACTTCTTGACAATGTCAAGTGCCTTGGAAAGTCTAGCCCATATAAACCTTTTGGTATTTATATGATCTGTTCAACCCAGGGAGCAGCTTGTATTGAGGACAGTCAAGCTGCCTTGGAGATGCTAATTTTAACTTTGCAAAGCACAGAAGAAAATGGTATTGCCGATGCATTGATTTCAGAGCACAAAAGTTATGGTGATAAgttgaaaaatgtttttgaaagTGGATACTCAACAAGAGCTTCGAACATCTTCTCAGAATCCTCCATTGGGACAGGAATGGCACTGCAATTAGAATCCTCCGTTGAGACGGGAATAGCACTGCAATTAGAAGCCATGGGTTTTCAGACTCTGGTAATCCCATTTTTTTAATTGTTCACATAATTCTTAGTATTCAAATCACATATACAATATTTAGAACTCTAATTTTATTTAGATAATTGAATCCTATACGTTTAAATCCTAataacaatatcattatattcATTAATATGTTTTTAATTTGCTTGCATTTGGTCAGAGATTAGCCTAGTCCAGGTATGTTCCTGCATTGTCTCAATCTTTTACAGCTTTACACAGGCATTCACTAAAGGGGCTCAAATAAAAAGGCAAATTCCAGGGACTTTGCCGTAGGGAAGTTACTGCATCCTCTTTAGACCAGGGATGCCAGGGGAGTGGAGCTAAGAGGAGAGGAGAGAAGATTGATTTTAATTAAAAACATAAATTTTTAATGGTCTTCATATCAATATATATTATAtagagattttgatttttttttttatatggaaGATTTTTTATCAACAAAGTCGTATTAGCTATCTAATATAGGAGCATGAGCTTTAGGCTGAAACTTCTACCATTATGAACCAAAGACTGAAGGGTATCCATTCTGTCAGGTTTGGCCTTATCTCTTATGATGTCCaagccttgcactcagcaagacttgatctgTGATGGGCTCATTTAAAATCATTCAACTTCTTCAGCAGaccaaagattttgaattttgattatgtaatattttttaacatcaatgtttcagatcatacTTTTTGATCTATCATTAGAATAAATTAGACTCAGAAACTAGAATGATGATAAACCATAGAACATGATGACCCCTTGATATTAAAAATGTTACACAATCAAAATCTAAAAATCTCTGTATACTATCCATTAATATTAAAAATTTGATTTAAAATTGAAATCATTTATAGTTAGTGTGAAATAAAAGAGTTTTGAACTTAAGTTATATTCTTACTCTCAAAACAACGGttgaaagttttaaaaaaaaaaaaattctataaaaaagATAAGATTTCTAGATACTGTGGCTTCTTAGGAAGCTCTGTTTACTCTTATTATTTTCTCTCAATGTTCTTACTGTATGTAGAAATTGAAACTGACTACTTTTACTGTTAAACAGACTAAATCTGCATTTGATGCCCTGAAAAAAGCCGCAGATTTGAAAAACAAGCATGACATGGACATTAAGGACCTAAATTCAAAGTTGAGCGAGAACCAAAGTAGACTGGCAGAGCTGGAATGGTACATTAAAACAGTATCTAAGGGCAACAGCTGTAGCTCCTACGATGTTTTCAGGGACCTGGGCGAAAAGAAAGATTTTCATATTAATCGGCATAGAATGAATCTAGAAGATTTCTGGGATAAAATTATTGATATGGTGAAGAATCAGCAATTGCCCAGTGACTTCCGATACCAAAACAAATGGATCAATGCTGGAACTGCATACAGAAGACTTGTAGAGCCCCTGGACATTGCAGACTTCTATCATCTGCACAGCGACAGGGGAAGCTATCTCTCAATTAAGAACAGGCCGCTCCGTCATAGGGTTCTGGAAAAATGGCTGGATGACAAAAACCAAACTCGCATTgaaagaggtagagggaggaaAAAGACTCGCACAAAGTTTGCATCCTTAACTGAGGACTCTCGCTTTTGGGCTCGTGTAGAAGAAGCTGATAAAGACTTGACAAATCTCCAGCCAGAGAAAGAGCAAACTGTCATTGCCCATCTCAAGAAAAGCCTCAAAGATTTTGAAGCTTATGTGTCGAAGATGATCGAGGAGAAAAGTATTTCCATGGAGGTTTTCATTGAAGAGAGCGGCTTCATGATATGGTGGAAGAAATACAGAGAGTTTCAGCAGCAACACTCAGAAGAGTGGAAATCAAGCTCCCCTTTGCTCAAATCCATGGAAAAGGAGAAATTGGGAGTTCAGAAGACAGGTTTTTGATTCAGTATTATAGTCTGTTAGAAGTTGTTTATTTCCATGGCCTTTTCCCCTGCTTGAAAAATTGTAATCCTTCTCAATCTGCATTGCCTGTGTTTGCTAAGTGTATGTTTCTTTTCAATCTGAATAAGTTCGTAACATTCGGAATAATGAGAGCCTGATTCAACCCATGTCTATGGAGTCCTTTGAAGGTTTTTCTAAATATAGGGAATGTAAGAAAAATTCATATTATTTCTGCTTCTTAAAGTGTTATAAGAGGATTTAATTTGGGTTATTTAAGGTTTCATTTTTTTGGGAAATTATATGATATTTTATCATAAGATTCTTTTGATGCCTAATAGTTAAAAATATGAGGAGTTATTTTCAAATCTTAATCATATTATGATAGGGTTTATTATTTGTCTTAGAGTGTATATTTTAAGATACAACATAATGATAAGTTTGGTGTTCACGTTGAGTGAGTCAAATTAgaggttttttttttcaataaaagtggattattccactaaatttttttattaatattttttattttttatacaggattcaaagagcataccagaggaaagaacctcgggaagaaaacctccggtcatagctcataaaataaacctatagtatctaacagatcaatttatacaccccatccaaaaccacatacaaaatgcggtcacaacacatataatatcaattttacatagagcccatataattttcaaatgtagactccacaactgctatcaatggaagaagacagaaTTTTACAAAGctttgtgccaaatcccatgagccaaaaaccttcctaccaaaaaagaaagtatcaaaaaacctttggaaaaacactattgtatcaaataccatgagctcgaactctcctccagacaacgaacttgaatacttgaaatgaaaggggaaagcgggaataattatcatcataaaattttaaatcaacattactcaaaaaaatcacataactattgttgcaaaccttcccataccctagaaggaatttcctcaaaacgcacctctcgctgattagcattgctatcaatggctaaatttgccaaataatctgcaatcttattaacttctctgtaaaaataggataacaagaaagattcaaacaattctaatatttgtaaaatgagatcaagtatatactgcaaattccaacaattcgatttctttttcatgacacattgaataatcaccatagaatcaccttcaattattaactCCTTAATTCCCAAaaagattgccatatccaatccaaaagacaaagcatgaaattccgcataattgttagttttaaaaccaatagcatgacacttagctcgaagaaaatttgcattgtgatcataaattaccatgcctaccccaaccGGCCCAAGGTTACCacgagaagccccatcaaaattcaattttaagtgcccctgcagaggagttttccatctagcagagcatctcttacctattgcatcattcttttttaatattgaaccatgagagggtaaagccaacaacatcttccaaactctagtaactctactatcccaatgcaaaaaagaagtaagattgcccaaattcttataaataaatgtcaaagcaacctcaaagattgaagactcaatttttaatagaacctcagacataggagaacttgtttttttaaatatcctattgtttcgctctagccaaatattccaaatcataatagatggagatatgatccaaaggcatgcataaaaagatgaggtaaacataaagggccaagatctaaaatgggaaatgagatccttaccaataacaaaggatatatttaacttctcaaacaaccactaccaacattcataagcataatcacaatgtaggaacaggtgtgaagaaaattccaaatttttgttacaaaggacacaagggaaaacaacagtaataccaagtctGTCCAGTCTCATACttgtaaggactctgtcctgaactaCCAACTAAGAAAAGTCTCCAGCTCTAGGAAGACAAgacgaatgccaaaacaacttataaggccaggatgataaatctttatcaaccataagagagttgtaaccatctttaacactgtacttactagaaatattctttgtccaaataagtttatcctcagaatcagaaagaaatacaattctatccccaaaaatcttctcaaaatttaatttcatactttgatcaacatctaagaaatcaatcgacttccatctagctagcttaaggggtccactactcacaatttcaaaataatttgctacaaaaacaccccaaagggaggaaagaatagtgatcagaggagaccaatccctaatattcaccagaagtgtgtgtccattccatacttcatcccaaaatctgacctttctaccattgtgaacaatccatgagagatgaggcaaaataactgatctacatttataaaggaaattccaaatagcagaacccgaaggaaaatttgagactttaaaaatgtactctctcggtccattatttaaatatttggcaaacataatatgtgcccataaggagctaggcttgtcatataatttccaaaccaacttagcacctaaggctaaattctgattctctagactccgaattcctgttcccccaagttccttaggcaaacataccttatcccatgcaactagagggagtttcttcttgccatctttattattgttccaaagaaaatctctaagagtatcctgtaaactaacaataactgcttttggagacttcaaaacagacatgagatatatgggaacaacattcaaaatagacttgatgagaatAATTTTACCCGctaaagttaaccatctatgattccatgagagaattcttttaaaaatgaccaaaataatcttatcccaaaaaccaatcttatcctgtttaacaaagaaaggaaacccaaggtaagtacatggaagatttccagtctcaaatccccaaaaggattgcaacttACGctaaaccagttgtgatgtattaaggaagaaaatctttgatttatcaccattcactttctgaccaaaaaacaatgcataattatgtattattcctttaatcaattttgcctcaactaacgaagcatgtccaaataacagagtatcatctacaaagagacattgagaaatactttggggaatattttgaatccttatacctttccaaagcccccccactttagtagccctaatagcccaactaaaggtttttgctaggagaataaacaaaaaaggagcaaggggatctccctgtctcaaacccttggaggaagtgaaaaaaccacaacgATAACCATTAATTAAAATTGAGAATCttgtagaagaaatacatgcacgaatccatttgacccaggctttggaaaaacctaacttctcaagaacaacacataaagccccccactctactctatcataagccttcatcatgtctagtttaagtatcatggtcaggGTTCTTTGAATGGAAATAGAAtgtagcacctcatgtgctacaattgcaccctctattgtctcccttccaggaacaaaaccaccttgctccaatgaaatgatctaGGTAGAATTTTTGGCAACCTAAGGAAAATTGCCttcataaatatcttatacaaagtgttacataaagcaatggggcagaagtcaccaaaagtcttagtatcctcttttttaggaataattacaatcattgtagtattaagttattttaaaatggacctatttctcctagcttcctcgagagccaataaaacatcatttcccacaaaatcccaacatttctgaaacaATAAAGGAGTAAATCCATCTAGTCCCGAAGCTTTAttcggattcatggcaaagacaacactcttaacttcttctaaggaaaagggagacatcaacatcttattgtcttccaaagatactaaaggaggaatattagatataatatcattgctgagatttccattttctgaagataataatgatttaaaaaacctaactgcctctgaagtaATATCCTCCAGCtctatcaataaattcccattctaacactgaatacaagatatcctattcttacatcttttaatcttagttgaagaatgaattttttttgtgtttttgtcaccatctgaaagccataactctctagatttttgtctccaatatatttcctctctagctaacacctcctcaagctgtaattttattgacttcaattcatcaaaaacttgtggcaccataccatgttgaagcacatgagtattaagacactcaatcatatattgaatcctttgtttctcctgaaaaatgttcttaaaatgcaagatattccattccctaatattcaatttcaaataacttaacttcttagaaaTTTGAAACATACAGGACCCAAAATAGAAAGGAGccgaattccaccatttcataagcagaggcaaaaaggaagaatccctaaaccacgtgtgctcaaatttaaatggagacttgaaagaagccctatcctcaataactgaaagggaaattggaaaatgatcagaacctgagaccagtagaatagaggaaaagaattcaaaatctgaatcaatccaattctcagataacaaaaagcAATCTAATCTCTCGACAATccgagaaaaatcccttctcatttttgtccatgtgaaaaccccattctgagacttacaataaaaaa contains:
- the LOC131042498 gene encoding lipase-like PAD4, giving the protein MNIVNMNFESMDEDSQPSGPQFAAGQEQAIFLSSCEILNRAWEETRSIPNNNDNTYFRWSKYEGVVFITFPSFHIGDFTASDSSYEQCDIKNENKFFSDRLKDDSDQPALVHKGALYKFLDLMKRSDLETQMKQFSEQIKEQKVEQPIIFVGNSIGGAMATLATICFLDKRLKNIYPLCITFGSPLVGNAALRESIGSQDWLGRFCHVVSKHDFVPRMLLAPFESIALHLNSIFSQGEIIMGNDSDPIQACRELLDNVKCLGKSSPYKPFGIYMICSTQGAACIEDSQAALEMLILTLQSTEENGIADALISEHKSYGDKLKNVFESGYSTRASNIFSESSIGTGMALQLESSVETGIALQLEAMGFQTLTKSAFDALKKAADLKNKHDMDIKDLNSKLSENQSRLAELEWYIKTVSKGNSCSSYDVFRDLGEKKDFHINRHRMNLEDFWDKIIDMVKNQQLPSDFRYQNKWINAGTAYRRLVEPLDIADFYHLHSDRGSYLSIKNRPLRHRVLEKWLDDKNQTRIERGRGRKKTRTKFASLTEDSRFWARVEEADKDLTNLQPEKEQTVIAHLKKSLKDFEAYVSKMIEEKSISMEVFIEESGFMIWWKKYREFQQQHSEEWKSSSPLLKSMEKEKLGVQKTGF